The Magnolia sinica isolate HGM2019 chromosome 10, MsV1, whole genome shotgun sequence genome includes a window with the following:
- the LOC131217364 gene encoding uncharacterized protein LOC131217364: MKKTNAVLKAWNKDVFGNIFSNIKQVEESMNLRARNKWIQEGDKNTKYFHSIANEKRRKAFISEIESQNGDRITDQAEMKEEVILFFSKLFSTETIDPLGDFISPIPEAVSPEDNSALLVETTIEEVKRAVADILVDGALSPDEFSGTFFSSSWEIVGQDLLNAVMFLFNGVRLNLLLPKLISREQLTFVQGRSISESIALAQELLHEINKKVRESNNIMKIDFEKAYDRVDWAFLKSVLQQFGFSYQWINLV, from the exons ATGAAGAAAACTAATGCAGTTCTGAAGGCCTGGAACAAGGATGTATTTGGCAACATCTTCAGCAACATCAAACAAGTAGAAGAATCCATGAACCTA AGGGCTAGGAACAAGTGGATTCAAGAAGGCGACAAAAATACAAAATACTTTCACTCCATAGCaaatgaaaagagaaggaaagccTTCATCAGCGAAATAGAGTCCCAAAATGGAGATCGCATAACAGATCAAGCAGAAATGAAAGAAGAGGTGATCCTATTCTTCTCTAAACTCTTCTCAACTGAAACCATTGACCCTCTTGGAGACTTCATCAGCCCCATTCCTGAAGCAGTGTCACCAGAAGACAACTCTGCTCTTCTAGTAGAGACTACGATTGAAGAAGTCAAAAGAGCAGTGGCAGACATTCTGGTAGATGGCGCCCTAAGTCCAGATGAATTCTCAGGGACATTCTTTTCCTCCAGTTGGGAGATAGTGGGCCAAGACTTGCTGAACGCAGTCATGTTTCTCTTCAATGGTG TTAGGCTCAACCTCTTGTTGCCTAAGCTAATTTCTAGGGAGCAATTGACCTTTGTCCAAGGCAGGTCTATTTCGGAAAGCATCGCATTGGCTCAGGAACTTCTTCATGAAATTAACAAAAAGGTTCGGGAGAGTAACAACATCATGAAAATCGACTTTGAGAAGGCGTACGACAGGGTGGACTGGGCTTTTCTGAAATCAGTGTTACAACAGTTTGGATTCAGTTACCAATGGATCAATTTGGTTTag